One stretch of Bremerella cremea DNA includes these proteins:
- a CDS encoding HD domain-containing protein — MSNLLDIPEVVGLQSRADVIRIPPELDVPMTRRVRHLVDTAEFRRLVQISQLGLVSLVFPAAHHTRFEHSLGVYRTMLLYLQRLAHVPAFAEVIETKDAELMIVASLLHDLGHWPFCHPIEDMRLSGVPQHELFANSFLLEGEVADCLRDDWGITPRDVVSFLSEKGRSSKVKLMQSVISGPIDVDKLDYLQRDSLHAGVPYGRNFDQQRLIASLCVSEAGDKLALTNKGRTAAEMMVFARYVMFSEVYWHHAVRSATAMLQRAFFMLRPQLELDTLFRLTERPMVESMRDAAGNGPACDLLDGLFGPTRRLYKQLFEYSFFEHAELFHLIARRPYDWLVELSDQFATTLSRHLSRRVAPHEILIDAPPVKLEVQFNIDVLDLKAGKYRALGDVSPMVETLAKRQFDDYVKKVRVFVHPRLQDSIANDRSIESLFVDTVRGMFPETG; from the coding sequence ATGAGTAATCTGCTTGATATTCCGGAAGTGGTCGGGCTGCAATCGCGGGCCGACGTTATTCGTATCCCTCCCGAGTTGGACGTTCCCATGACTCGGCGGGTTCGCCATTTAGTTGATACGGCCGAGTTTCGTCGTTTGGTCCAAATCAGCCAGTTGGGGCTGGTCTCGCTCGTCTTCCCGGCCGCCCATCACACGCGGTTCGAGCATAGCTTGGGCGTTTACCGGACGATGCTGCTTTATCTGCAGCGGTTAGCGCATGTTCCGGCATTTGCGGAGGTGATTGAAACCAAAGACGCCGAACTGATGATCGTGGCGTCGCTGCTGCACGACTTGGGGCATTGGCCGTTTTGTCATCCGATTGAAGACATGCGTTTAAGCGGCGTGCCGCAGCACGAATTGTTTGCCAATAGCTTCCTGCTAGAAGGGGAAGTTGCCGACTGCTTGCGCGACGACTGGGGAATTACGCCTCGGGATGTTGTCAGCTTTCTTTCCGAAAAGGGGAGAAGCAGCAAGGTTAAGCTGATGCAAAGTGTGATTTCAGGGCCAATCGATGTCGATAAGCTCGATTATTTGCAACGCGATAGTTTGCACGCCGGGGTACCGTATGGCCGGAACTTCGATCAGCAGCGTCTGATTGCTAGTTTGTGCGTCAGCGAAGCAGGGGACAAGCTGGCTCTGACCAACAAAGGGCGAACCGCTGCCGAGATGATGGTGTTTGCACGCTATGTCATGTTTAGCGAAGTCTACTGGCATCATGCTGTGCGTAGTGCGACGGCGATGTTACAGCGAGCCTTCTTTATGCTGCGTCCCCAGTTAGAGCTCGACACGCTCTTTCGCCTGACGGAACGGCCGATGGTGGAATCCATGCGCGATGCTGCTGGCAATGGGCCAGCTTGCGACCTGTTGGACGGGCTGTTTGGGCCTACGCGTCGGCTTTACAAGCAGCTATTCGAGTATTCGTTTTTCGAGCACGCCGAGTTATTTCATTTGATTGCGCGGCGGCCGTATGATTGGTTAGTGGAACTGAGTGATCAGTTCGCCACAACCCTTTCCCGACACTTGTCGCGGCGTGTCGCTCCGCACGAGATATTGATTGATGCTCCCCCGGTAAAGTTGGAAGTGCAATTTAATATCGATGTGCTTGACCTCAAGGCGGGCAAGTATCGCGCGTTGGGAGATGTTTCGCCCATGGTCGAGACCTTGGCTAAACGGCAGTTCGACGACTACGTCAAGAAGGTGCGGGTTTTTGTGCATCCGCGTCTACAAGACTCGATCGCCAACGATAGGTCGATCGAGTCATTGTTCGTTGATACGGTCCGGGGAATGTTTCCAGAGACCGGTTAG
- the aspS gene encoding aspartate--tRNA ligase produces the protein MYRTHTCGELRKSEVGQTVTLAGWVDTYRDHGGGLFVDLRDRYGKTQLVFSSDSGSEVQQLSRGLRNEDVIQVVGKVEPRPDGTVNPKLVTGEVEIKVEKLVILNKCKTPPFFPSQMDMPGEDLRLKHRYLDLRRQQMQQTLLLRSRIIKLMRDYFDQHDFIDVETPILGRSTPEGARDYLVPSRVHHGEFYALPQSPQLYKQILMMAGYDRYVQVARCFRDEDLRADRQPEFTQLDLEMAFCEMDDVIDIIDGLVAKVAQEVLGVELSGPLPRMTYDEAMERFGHDAPDLRFGLEIVDATDLAAEAEFRVFKAVADAGNRVRGICAKGAADKYSRRLIDDMTSMVQDDFGAKGLAWFKVEADGTLNSPIAKNFTPELLAKFKERFAAEPGDLILIVADKFEVTCKALYGLRKKLGVELKLYDPEAMHFSWIVEFPMFDYDEEEGRWVAMHHPFTAPRPQDIELLDSDPGKCRALAYDLVINGSEAGGGTIRIHDNATQQKVFGLLGMSVEDAKNRFGFLLDALQYGAPPHGGIALGIDRWVMLFGHLDNIRDCIAFPKTQRAADLMTDAPSTVDRKQLEELAIKVLRLDEVKK, from the coding sequence TTGTATCGCACACACACTTGCGGCGAATTACGAAAATCCGAAGTTGGCCAAACCGTCACCCTGGCGGGCTGGGTCGACACCTACCGCGACCATGGGGGAGGATTGTTCGTCGATCTTCGCGATCGGTACGGCAAGACGCAATTGGTATTCAGCAGTGATAGCGGTAGCGAAGTCCAACAGCTTTCCCGCGGTCTGCGCAACGAAGACGTGATCCAAGTCGTCGGCAAGGTCGAACCGCGCCCCGATGGCACGGTTAACCCGAAGCTGGTTACCGGCGAGGTCGAAATCAAGGTCGAAAAGCTTGTCATCCTCAACAAGTGCAAGACGCCTCCGTTCTTCCCTAGCCAAATGGACATGCCAGGCGAAGACCTCCGTCTGAAGCACCGCTATCTCGATTTGCGTCGTCAGCAGATGCAACAAACGCTGCTACTGCGAAGCCGGATCATCAAGTTAATGCGGGATTACTTCGACCAGCATGACTTTATCGACGTTGAAACGCCGATCCTCGGCCGCAGCACGCCGGAAGGGGCACGCGACTATCTCGTGCCTAGCCGCGTCCACCATGGCGAATTTTACGCCTTGCCGCAGTCGCCCCAGCTTTACAAGCAAATCTTGATGATGGCTGGCTACGACCGCTACGTTCAGGTTGCCCGTTGTTTCCGCGACGAAGACCTCCGAGCCGACCGCCAGCCAGAGTTCACCCAGTTGGACCTCGAAATGGCCTTCTGCGAGATGGACGATGTCATCGACATCATCGACGGCCTGGTTGCCAAAGTCGCCCAAGAAGTCCTGGGCGTCGAGTTAAGCGGTCCCCTGCCCCGCATGACCTATGACGAAGCGATGGAACGTTTCGGCCACGACGCACCTGACCTGCGTTTTGGCTTAGAGATCGTCGACGCCACCGATCTGGCGGCTGAAGCGGAGTTCCGCGTTTTCAAAGCCGTCGCCGACGCTGGTAACCGGGTACGTGGTATCTGCGCGAAGGGTGCTGCCGATAAGTACTCGCGCCGCTTGATCGACGACATGACCTCGATGGTCCAAGACGACTTCGGCGCTAAGGGTTTGGCTTGGTTCAAGGTCGAAGCCGATGGCACACTCAACTCGCCAATCGCGAAAAACTTCACGCCCGAACTGCTGGCGAAGTTCAAGGAACGCTTCGCCGCCGAACCAGGCGACTTGATTTTGATTGTCGCCGACAAGTTCGAGGTCACCTGCAAAGCCCTTTACGGTTTGCGGAAGAAGCTGGGTGTGGAACTCAAACTGTACGATCCTGAAGCGATGCACTTCAGCTGGATCGTCGAGTTCCCGATGTTCGACTACGACGAAGAAGAAGGCCGCTGGGTTGCGATGCATCACCCATTCACGGCCCCACGTCCGCAAGACATCGAACTGCTGGACAGCGATCCCGGAAAATGCCGCGCGTTGGCCTACGACCTGGTAATTAACGGCAGTGAAGCTGGCGGCGGTACGATTCGTATCCACGATAACGCGACCCAGCAAAAAGTCTTCGGCTTATTGGGGATGTCTGTAGAAGACGCCAAGAATCGCTTCGGATTCCTGCTCGACGCTTTACAATACGGTGCCCCGCCGCACGGTGGGATTGCTCTGGGGATCGATCGCTGGGTGATGCTGTTTGGTCACTTGGACAATATCCGCGACTGCATCGCGTTCCCCAAAACCCAACGCGCCGCCGACCTAATGACCGACGCCCCCAGCACGGTCGATCGCAAACAGTTAGAAGAACTGGCGATCAAGGTTTTGCGGCTGGACGAAGTTAAGAAGTAA
- a CDS encoding dienelactone hydrolase family protein, producing the protein MRSFAVSLALLFVAVSSAQAEVKTKVIQYQVGDKTFDGFLAYDDAIKGPRPGVVVFHEWWGLNDYAKKRTEMLAELGYVAFAADMYGDGKFVDHPKDAAGMAGQVKANVAEWQKRATAALDILKKQPQCDPDKLAAIGYCFGGSTALELAYTGADLAAVATFHAALPTPTEEQAEAIKAKVLVCNGADDSFIPQTAINAFKEKLADAKVDLNFVSFPGAVHSFTVEDAGKHNNPGMQYNKSADEKSWALLLELLKKNLGS; encoded by the coding sequence ATGCGCAGCTTTGCCGTTTCCCTTGCCTTGCTTTTCGTGGCAGTCTCTTCCGCCCAAGCCGAAGTTAAGACGAAAGTCATTCAGTACCAGGTCGGCGATAAGACGTTCGATGGGTTCCTTGCCTACGACGACGCGATTAAAGGCCCGCGTCCTGGCGTGGTGGTTTTCCACGAGTGGTGGGGCCTGAATGACTACGCCAAAAAACGAACCGAGATGCTGGCCGAACTCGGCTACGTTGCCTTCGCCGCCGATATGTATGGCGACGGTAAGTTCGTCGATCATCCGAAAGACGCCGCTGGAATGGCGGGCCAAGTCAAAGCGAACGTCGCCGAGTGGCAAAAGCGAGCCACCGCCGCACTCGATATTCTCAAGAAACAGCCGCAGTGCGATCCCGATAAGCTCGCTGCGATTGGCTACTGCTTTGGTGGCTCAACCGCTTTGGAACTAGCCTACACCGGCGCCGATCTGGCTGCCGTCGCGACCTTCCATGCCGCGTTGCCAACGCCTACCGAAGAACAAGCCGAAGCCATCAAAGCGAAAGTGCTCGTGTGCAATGGTGCGGACGACAGCTTCATTCCCCAGACGGCCATCAATGCTTTCAAAGAAAAGCTGGCCGACGCCAAGGTTGATTTGAACTTTGTTTCTTTCCCAGGTGCTGTGCATAGCTTTACCGTGGAAGATGCTGGCAAGCACAACAACCCTGGCATGCAGTACAACAAATCTGCCGACGAAAAATCGTGGGCGTTGCTGCTTGAACTGCTGAAAAAGAATTTGGGCAGCTAA
- a CDS encoding cellulase family glycosylhydrolase produces the protein MKAVSILALVLGSVPAALFAQDTVRNALPRVVLSEDGKGFQLEDTEQPFYVWGVNYDHDRDGRLIEDYWQDEWPTVEEDFAEMKSLGLNVVRIHLQLAKFMTSASEPNQQNLQKLADLVNLAERTKLYLNVTGLGCYHKQDVPAWYDELSEADRWQVQANFWQAVAATCKDSPAIFCYDLMNEPVLGGGKEPKQWLVGPPLGDKYFVQRLTTDMAGRDNKEVAAAWVKKLTDAIREVDSHTLITVGVIPWAHVWPNAKPVFYSPEASAPLSFVSVHFYPESGKLDKAVEALKIYDIGKPLVIEEFFPLKCSLEEADTFLIEVRPITAGLTSFYWGTTPKEYRQQKSIQGAILADWLDYFQQHAPAKPTR, from the coding sequence GTGAAAGCCGTTTCAATTCTAGCTTTGGTGCTGGGGAGTGTTCCTGCGGCTCTGTTCGCTCAGGATACCGTACGTAACGCTTTACCTCGCGTGGTGCTTTCCGAAGATGGCAAAGGCTTTCAGTTGGAGGACACAGAGCAGCCGTTCTATGTGTGGGGAGTGAACTACGACCACGATCGAGACGGGCGATTGATCGAGGACTATTGGCAAGACGAGTGGCCGACGGTCGAAGAAGACTTTGCCGAGATGAAGTCGCTGGGCCTGAATGTGGTTCGCATTCATCTGCAACTCGCCAAGTTCATGACGTCGGCCAGCGAGCCGAACCAGCAAAATCTGCAGAAGCTCGCCGACTTGGTGAATCTGGCCGAACGAACGAAGCTTTATCTCAACGTGACTGGCCTGGGATGTTATCACAAACAGGATGTGCCAGCGTGGTACGACGAGTTGTCGGAAGCAGATCGCTGGCAGGTCCAGGCCAATTTCTGGCAGGCAGTCGCCGCGACGTGCAAAGATAGCCCGGCCATTTTTTGCTACGACTTGATGAACGAACCGGTGCTGGGGGGCGGCAAAGAGCCAAAGCAGTGGCTGGTCGGGCCGCCGCTGGGAGACAAGTACTTTGTACAGCGGCTTACGACCGACATGGCCGGACGCGATAACAAGGAAGTCGCCGCAGCGTGGGTGAAGAAACTAACTGACGCGATCCGGGAAGTCGATTCGCACACGCTGATCACCGTTGGCGTCATTCCTTGGGCCCATGTTTGGCCTAATGCAAAGCCTGTGTTTTATAGTCCAGAAGCTTCGGCCCCGCTGAGCTTTGTCAGCGTTCATTTCTACCCAGAGAGCGGCAAACTCGATAAAGCGGTTGAGGCTTTAAAGATCTACGACATTGGCAAGCCGCTGGTGATCGAAGAGTTTTTCCCGCTCAAGTGTTCGCTGGAAGAAGCGGATACGTTTTTAATTGAGGTCAGGCCAATCACCGCTGGCCTGACCAGTTTTTATTGGGGCACAACGCCAAAGGAGTATCGCCAGCAGAAGAGCATTCAGGGAGCGATCTTGGCCGATTGGCTCGATTACTTCCAGCAGCACGCTCCGGCGAAACCAACTCGTTAG
- the glgX gene encoding glycogen debranching protein GlgX, with product MLMVHPHPELQFSHVLPYGAILHERGVRFVVFSRSATAMRLLLYNNVDDREPSEIIDFDRETDRWGDIWSIFIPGLSAGQLYHFQAEGPYNPDQGMLFDGRARLIDPYAKALAGTFQASTDGIIRPPKCVVVDESFNWEGDRHLKRDLSETIIYEMHVKGFTADDSSTVKHPGTYLGVIEKIPYLKSLGVTAVELMPIHEFPIMDMVTGKTPTRGNYWGYDSMAFFAPHRGYAASKTPGGQVREFKEMVKALHQAGIEVILDVVYNHTCEGNEKGPILSFKGLENHVYYMLANGGREYKNYSGCGNTVNGNHPIVREMIFNSLRHWVHNYHVDGFRFDLASILSRDRSGNLVANPPLVEAIAEDPMLADTKIIAEAWDAAGAYQVGSFANLRWAEWNGRYRDDIRSFWKGEPHKLGALATRLAGSSDLYQAGGRQPYHSINFITSHDGFPMNDLVSYNHKHNEANGEGNRDGDNHNLSYNYGVEGPTKRASIEKIRNQQIKNMFCTLLLSQGVPMILMGDEIRRTQHGNNNAYCQDNEISWLDWKLVKKNDEMRRFVRALIAFRRDQPTVRQKHFLGGYPTGRRGLYDVNWYNNLGTAVDWDSGDSMLTCLFAAPSKETDPEQIGRDVLLLMNGSASPQQFILPPVAKGTSWRMFVDTAATSPSDVYPDLNGPRPPAAGKFVMPERSVRIYVASR from the coding sequence ATGCTTATGGTTCATCCGCATCCGGAGCTGCAATTTTCCCATGTGCTTCCCTATGGAGCCATCTTGCACGAACGCGGCGTTCGGTTTGTTGTCTTTAGCCGATCCGCCACGGCGATGCGTCTGTTGTTGTACAACAACGTCGACGATCGCGAGCCGTCGGAAATCATTGATTTCGACCGCGAGACGGACCGCTGGGGAGATATCTGGAGTATTTTCATTCCCGGGCTTTCCGCCGGGCAGCTATATCATTTTCAAGCGGAAGGCCCTTACAACCCTGATCAGGGGATGTTGTTTGATGGCCGCGCTCGCTTGATCGACCCTTATGCCAAAGCGCTGGCCGGCACGTTTCAGGCTTCGACCGACGGAATCATTCGTCCGCCGAAGTGTGTTGTCGTTGACGAGAGTTTTAACTGGGAAGGGGATCGCCACCTGAAACGAGACCTGAGTGAAACGATCATCTACGAGATGCACGTTAAAGGTTTCACGGCAGACGATTCAAGCACGGTAAAGCATCCCGGCACCTACTTGGGGGTGATCGAGAAGATCCCATACTTAAAGTCGCTCGGAGTGACGGCAGTCGAACTGATGCCGATCCACGAGTTCCCCATTATGGACATGGTTACCGGCAAAACGCCGACGCGCGGTAACTATTGGGGCTACGACTCGATGGCCTTCTTCGCCCCGCACCGTGGCTATGCGGCAAGCAAAACGCCAGGTGGTCAGGTTCGCGAATTTAAGGAAATGGTCAAAGCCCTGCACCAGGCCGGCATCGAGGTGATCCTTGATGTGGTTTACAACCATACCTGTGAAGGGAATGAGAAAGGGCCGATCCTTAGCTTTAAGGGGCTCGAGAATCATGTCTATTACATGCTGGCCAACGGCGGCCGCGAGTACAAGAATTACTCTGGTTGCGGTAATACGGTCAACGGTAACCATCCAATCGTTCGCGAGATGATCTTTAACAGCTTGCGGCACTGGGTGCACAACTACCACGTCGACGGCTTCCGTTTCGACCTGGCCTCGATTCTCAGCCGTGATCGCAGCGGTAACCTGGTGGCCAATCCGCCGCTGGTCGAAGCGATTGCCGAAGACCCGATGCTGGCCGATACCAAGATCATTGCCGAAGCATGGGATGCCGCTGGAGCGTACCAGGTCGGTTCGTTCGCCAATTTACGTTGGGCGGAATGGAATGGTCGGTACCGAGACGACATCCGCAGCTTCTGGAAAGGCGAGCCACACAAGCTTGGTGCCTTGGCCACTCGCTTGGCTGGTTCCAGCGACCTTTACCAGGCCGGCGGTCGTCAGCCGTATCACAGCATTAACTTCATCACCTCGCACGATGGCTTCCCGATGAACGACCTGGTGTCGTACAACCACAAGCACAACGAGGCGAACGGGGAAGGGAACCGCGACGGCGACAACCACAACCTGAGTTACAACTATGGTGTGGAAGGGCCGACCAAGCGAGCCAGTATCGAGAAGATCCGTAACCAACAGATCAAGAATATGTTCTGTACGCTGCTGTTGTCGCAGGGTGTGCCGATGATTCTGATGGGTGACGAAATTCGTCGTACGCAGCACGGTAACAACAATGCCTACTGCCAAGACAACGAAATCTCGTGGCTCGATTGGAAGCTGGTCAAGAAGAACGACGAGATGCGGCGTTTCGTGCGAGCATTGATCGCCTTCCGTCGCGATCAGCCGACCGTCCGTCAGAAGCACTTCCTGGGTGGCTACCCAACCGGTCGCCGCGGCTTGTACGACGTGAACTGGTACAACAACCTCGGTACCGCCGTCGATTGGGACAGTGGTGATTCGATGCTGACGTGCCTTTTCGCGGCTCCGAGCAAGGAAACCGACCCTGAACAAATTGGCCGCGACGTGCTATTGCTGATGAACGGCAGTGCCTCACCACAGCAGTTCATCCTGCCCCCGGTGGCCAAGGGAACAAGCTGGCGAATGTTTGTCGACACGGCAGCGACTTCGCCCAGCGATGTCTACCCAGACCTTAACGGTCCTCGCCCGCCTGCAGCCGGCAAGTTTGTCATGCCGGAACGTAGCGTGCGAATCTACGTCGCTTCGCGGTAA
- the purM gene encoding phosphoribosylformylglycinamidine cyclo-ligase, with amino-acid sequence MAKATYKDAGVDLDVYAESMSRLPRLVKRTFSPRVMQLDGGFAGLFKLDFDNALFARKYEDPVLISCTDGVGTKIKLAIDSGKHNTVGIDLVAMCVNDAICCGAEPLFFLDYIAMGKDDPELLEQLVTGITNGCVDSDCALIGGETAIMPDLYKIGDYDMAGFCVGVADRKHLIDGKAIAEGDVVLGLSSSGVHSNGFSLVRKVVFEIAGLSLDDHIEALGGTVGETLLTPTKIYVQPVRHVLSHYKIKNVVHGIAHITGGGLQENLERILPKDVDVEIKKGSWPDLPVFPWLQELGEIEDEEMGRVFNMGIGLVVIVSSYYAASVQKMLAEGGCDVFEIGKVTSGSGQVHLR; translated from the coding sequence ATGGCAAAAGCCACCTATAAAGATGCCGGCGTCGATCTAGACGTTTACGCAGAATCGATGTCCCGTCTTCCTCGACTGGTCAAGCGGACCTTTTCCCCCCGCGTGATGCAGCTCGATGGCGGGTTTGCCGGGCTATTCAAGCTCGACTTCGACAACGCTCTCTTCGCTCGCAAGTACGAGGATCCTGTCCTTATCTCTTGCACCGACGGGGTTGGCACCAAAATTAAGCTGGCGATCGACAGCGGCAAGCACAACACCGTTGGCATCGACTTGGTCGCGATGTGCGTGAATGACGCAATTTGTTGCGGCGCCGAACCGCTCTTCTTTCTCGACTACATCGCCATGGGGAAAGACGATCCGGAATTGCTGGAACAATTGGTCACCGGTATCACCAACGGCTGCGTCGACAGCGATTGCGCCCTGATTGGTGGCGAAACGGCCATCATGCCCGATCTGTACAAGATTGGCGATTACGACATGGCCGGCTTCTGCGTTGGCGTGGCGGATCGCAAGCATCTGATCGACGGCAAGGCGATTGCCGAAGGAGATGTTGTGCTCGGCCTATCTTCTAGCGGGGTCCATTCCAATGGCTTCAGCCTAGTGCGGAAAGTTGTCTTCGAGATCGCTGGCCTTTCGCTGGATGATCATATCGAGGCCCTCGGAGGTACCGTCGGCGAAACGCTCCTAACCCCCACCAAGATTTACGTCCAACCAGTCCGTCATGTTCTTTCACACTACAAGATCAAGAACGTCGTCCATGGTATCGCTCACATCACTGGTGGTGGCCTGCAAGAAAACCTGGAACGCATCTTGCCGAAAGATGTTGATGTCGAGATCAAGAAAGGGAGTTGGCCCGACCTCCCCGTCTTCCCTTGGCTGCAGGAACTAGGCGAAATCGAAGACGAGGAAATGGGCCGCGTCTTCAACATGGGGATTGGCTTGGTCGTGATCGTCAGTAGCTACTATGCCGCCAGTGTACAAAAGATGCTGGCCGAAGGTGGCTGCGATGTCTTCGAGATTGGCAAGGTCACCTCAGGCAGTGGCCAAGTCCACCTCCGATAG
- a CDS encoding amidohydrolase family protein: MIWKYRLGWVYTISGLPLQDATLFVEDGQIVAIEEGGQSSEAIDLREWAVMPALVNAHTHLEFSNLEGPLGTQGISFPKWITEVIRYRQGFGENIAVEKAEAVRSGLRQSAQHGVGVVGEIATLPLIETAYENPQVYVVSLLEVLGLDPKISVERLAQAEEHAIYPWSLKNISPGISPHAPYSIRMDMVEHCVSLSAAQQLPLAMHLAETLEELQLLEEGAGPFRTMLENMGLFNQTDFPGGKRVLAYLKQLSQAYRAMVVHGNYLHETEIAFLAEHAETMSVCYCPRTHAYFHHDRHLIEDLLAQGVSVVLGTDSRASNPDLNLWREVQFVQREFPDIPEEQLLGMVTKDAAFALGVEDSFGTIEPGRSAMVAAFPIPKGCPDVLTEMLAGQPRLWNLAGGLSEVDLATA; the protein is encoded by the coding sequence ATGATCTGGAAATATCGCCTGGGCTGGGTGTACACGATCTCAGGCCTGCCGCTGCAAGATGCCACGCTGTTCGTGGAAGATGGTCAAATTGTGGCGATCGAAGAGGGAGGGCAGTCTTCGGAGGCGATCGACCTGCGCGAATGGGCGGTCATGCCAGCGTTGGTTAATGCCCACACCCACCTCGAGTTCAGCAATCTCGAGGGACCGCTAGGAACCCAGGGAATTTCATTTCCGAAGTGGATTACCGAGGTCATCCGCTACCGGCAAGGTTTTGGTGAAAACATCGCGGTCGAAAAAGCGGAAGCAGTTCGCAGCGGCTTACGGCAATCGGCCCAACATGGGGTAGGCGTGGTCGGAGAGATCGCAACGTTACCACTCATCGAAACTGCGTACGAGAACCCGCAGGTTTATGTTGTCTCTCTGCTGGAGGTGTTGGGGCTCGATCCGAAAATTTCTGTCGAGCGTTTGGCCCAGGCCGAAGAGCATGCCATTTATCCTTGGTCGCTGAAGAATATTTCGCCAGGGATTAGTCCACATGCCCCATATTCTATAAGGATGGATATGGTCGAGCATTGCGTTTCTCTGTCGGCTGCCCAGCAGTTGCCGCTGGCGATGCACTTGGCTGAAACCTTAGAGGAACTGCAATTATTAGAGGAGGGGGCCGGACCGTTTCGGACCATGCTCGAGAACATGGGCTTATTCAACCAGACAGATTTTCCGGGGGGAAAGCGGGTATTGGCTTACCTCAAGCAGCTTTCCCAAGCTTATCGAGCCATGGTGGTGCATGGGAACTACCTGCACGAAACCGAAATCGCGTTTTTGGCCGAGCATGCTGAGACGATGTCGGTTTGTTATTGCCCACGGACACATGCCTATTTTCATCACGATCGACACCTCATTGAAGATCTGCTGGCCCAAGGCGTTTCTGTCGTGCTGGGGACTGATTCGCGGGCTTCCAATCCCGATTTGAATTTATGGCGGGAAGTTCAATTCGTGCAGCGAGAATTTCCAGACATTCCCGAGGAGCAGTTACTGGGTATGGTGACTAAGGATGCCGCGTTTGCGCTGGGCGTAGAGGATTCGTTCGGGACGATCGAGCCAGGGCGAAGTGCGATGGTTGCCGCTTTTCCGATTCCGAAAGGGTGTCCGGACGTGCTGACCGAGATGCTTGCCGGTCAGCCACGGCTTTGGAACTTAGCAGGTGGGCTATCGGAGGTGGACTTGGCCACTGCCTGA
- a CDS encoding RluA family pseudouridine synthase, translating into MNESSITPPFDILYEKGPCICVQKKAGLLTQAPPGIDNLETQLREFYKQREGKTGNIYLAIIHRLDRPVSGAIVFCRNVRAAQRLAAQFRERTVRKKYWAIVEGSPAEDQGEWHDFVRKIPDVAQGEVVDESAQGAKRAELAYRVLARFERYTLLEVELLTGRYHQIRLQCAARGCPVWGDQLYGATESFGPAVEDLRHQHIALHARQLQFRHPMVDEMVDITAPLTDAWNDSPVWQQLRTQLNREVAS; encoded by the coding sequence ATGAATGAAAGCTCAATCACGCCCCCGTTTGACATCTTGTACGAAAAAGGCCCTTGCATCTGCGTGCAGAAAAAGGCAGGTTTGTTGACTCAGGCACCCCCAGGGATCGATAACCTGGAAACTCAGCTGCGCGAGTTCTACAAGCAGCGGGAAGGGAAAACCGGCAACATCTATCTGGCGATCATTCACCGGCTTGATCGTCCTGTTTCTGGAGCAATCGTGTTTTGTCGCAATGTCCGCGCCGCCCAGCGGCTGGCGGCACAGTTTCGCGAGCGAACCGTTCGCAAGAAATATTGGGCGATCGTCGAAGGAAGCCCAGCCGAGGATCAGGGTGAGTGGCACGATTTTGTTCGCAAGATCCCCGATGTCGCTCAAGGGGAAGTGGTGGACGAATCGGCGCAAGGTGCTAAGCGGGCCGAACTGGCCTACCGAGTGCTTGCCCGATTCGAGCGGTACACGCTGCTTGAGGTGGAACTGCTGACCGGGCGATATCACCAAATTCGTTTGCAATGCGCGGCTCGTGGTTGCCCGGTTTGGGGGGATCAGCTGTACGGGGCAACCGAGTCGTTTGGACCAGCGGTGGAAGATCTGCGTCATCAGCACATTGCGTTGCATGCCCGGCAGTTGCAATTTCGGCATCCGATGGTCGATGAAATGGTGGATATCACCGCTCCGTTGACCGATGCTTGGAACGATTCCCCTGTTTGGCAGCAACTACGGACGCAACTCAATCGCGAGGTCGCATCATGA